The following proteins are co-located in the Flectobacillus major DSM 103 genome:
- the ntrB gene encoding nitrate ABC transporter permease, whose product MTTYSFKKTGSNILFFGGSMLILLGIWQLVTLVTANEIPGPIATWAVFQELMAEPFYDRGPNDKGIGNQLVSSLIRVFSGFGAGSIVAIPMGLLMGSSKTGMKLLNPIVQILRPVSPLAWFPLGLLAFKAAEGATVFIIMITSLWPTLINTAFGVASIPDDHKNVGKAFGFSTWKYITKIMLPFAIPHIITGLRLSIGVAWMVIVAGEMLSGGMGIGFFVWDSWNALSLERILVAILIIGTVGLLLDKGFSVLQNAFSYEQK is encoded by the coding sequence ATGACAACTTATTCATTCAAAAAAACAGGCAGCAATATCCTTTTCTTTGGAGGAAGTATGCTGATTTTATTGGGTATTTGGCAACTCGTAACCTTGGTTACTGCCAACGAAATCCCTGGCCCTATTGCTACCTGGGCTGTTTTTCAAGAACTTATGGCCGAGCCGTTTTACGACCGAGGCCCCAACGACAAAGGTATTGGTAATCAATTGGTAAGTTCGTTGATTAGGGTATTTAGTGGCTTTGGAGCAGGCAGTATTGTGGCTATTCCTATGGGCTTACTAATGGGTTCGTCCAAAACAGGCATGAAACTCCTCAACCCTATTGTACAAATTTTGCGACCTGTTTCGCCCTTGGCGTGGTTTCCGCTGGGTTTGTTGGCCTTCAAAGCCGCCGAAGGAGCTACCGTTTTTATTATTATGATTACCTCTCTTTGGCCAACTTTGATTAATACAGCCTTTGGCGTAGCGAGTATTCCTGACGACCATAAAAATGTGGGTAAAGCTTTTGGCTTTTCAACATGGAAATATATCACCAAAATCATGCTTCCTTTTGCTATTCCCCATATTATTACGGGGCTTCGCCTTTCAATTGGTGTAGCATGGATGGTGATTGTAGCTGGAGAAATGCTTTCGGGGGGTATGGGTATTGGCTTTTTTGTGTGGGATAGCTGGAATGCTCTTTCATTGGAAAGAATCCTTGTTGCTATTTTAATTATCGGTACTGTTGGGCTATTACTCGACAAAGGATTCAGTGTCTTACAAAATGCTTTTTCTTACGAACAGAAATAA
- a CDS encoding alginate export family protein: MKKTYKIKAILALLMGVYTHFVSNAQFSLQGQMRTRTEVRNGLGNLVPAGSDPAAFTSQRTRLIFGYKWDRVTFGATLQDVRVWGQDASTISSADGNRLMLHEGWAEVTLANKADTTLKFKAIDQLSIKIGRQELSYDDVRLIGNLDWLQQGRRHDMVLLKGMHAGWQFDIGLAYNQNTDAFNTTGTVFTPANTPQYMANSKGVLVAIPAGTIPNGAVLTSNPSTNGASQDYKSFKSVYVSRKFNQTKFSGLFFNDDFSKYKLDTLVGNRANGYLYGKDFRGLTGTNSRYTYGLMINHTVGNASGFGKIAIQGAYYAQSGKDREGMAMDAYHYTLSATYQKGKWAFTPGYDVLSGNDALNPSGKNNRFDPLYGTPHKHWGYMDYFYVGTGSPAGGLNNAYFKAKYTTNVLTAGLDYHSFALNKPMITTGADGNKTPINQQLGTEFDFTLSYTMNKFTNIELGYSIMKATDSMPIAKAQNSSTTYDKTGTWFYAMINIRPDFFYSKPIAIKQ, from the coding sequence ATGAAAAAAACTTACAAAATCAAGGCTATTTTAGCCTTATTGATGGGTGTTTATACTCACTTTGTTTCTAATGCTCAGTTTTCTTTGCAAGGACAAATGAGAACTCGCACGGAAGTTCGTAATGGACTTGGAAATTTAGTACCCGCAGGCTCAGACCCTGCCGCCTTTACTTCGCAACGAACACGCCTTATTTTTGGGTACAAATGGGATAGAGTTACGTTTGGGGCTACTCTACAAGATGTAAGGGTATGGGGGCAAGACGCTTCGACGATTTCGAGTGCCGACGGCAACCGCCTGATGCTACACGAGGGGTGGGCTGAAGTGACCTTGGCCAACAAAGCTGACACAACCCTAAAATTCAAGGCTATAGACCAGCTTTCGATTAAAATTGGACGCCAAGAACTTAGCTACGATGATGTGCGCTTGATTGGTAATTTGGATTGGCTACAACAAGGCCGCCGTCATGACATGGTTCTGCTAAAAGGGATGCACGCTGGATGGCAATTTGATATTGGCTTGGCATATAACCAAAATACCGATGCCTTTAATACTACTGGAACAGTATTTACGCCAGCCAATACGCCTCAATATATGGCTAATTCTAAGGGTGTGTTGGTGGCGATTCCAGCAGGAACGATTCCTAATGGGGCTGTATTGACAAGTAATCCTAGTACCAATGGAGCTTCGCAAGACTATAAATCATTCAAAAGCGTGTATGTAAGTCGGAAATTTAATCAAACCAAATTTTCGGGTTTATTCTTCAACGATGACTTTAGTAAATATAAACTCGACACTTTGGTAGGAAACCGAGCCAATGGCTATTTATATGGCAAAGATTTTAGAGGCTTGACAGGTACCAATAGTCGCTATACTTATGGTTTAATGATAAATCATACTGTGGGCAATGCTTCGGGCTTTGGCAAAATTGCGATTCAGGGTGCTTACTATGCCCAATCGGGCAAAGACCGTGAGGGCATGGCCATGGATGCCTATCATTATACGCTATCGGCTACTTACCAAAAAGGTAAATGGGCTTTTACCCCTGGTTATGATGTACTCTCGGGCAACGACGCTCTGAATCCAAGTGGCAAAAACAATCGTTTTGACCCACTTTATGGTACTCCACACAAACATTGGGGCTATATGGATTACTTCTATGTTGGAACGGGTTCTCCTGCGGGGGGCTTAAATAATGCTTATTTCAAGGCAAAATATACCACTAATGTACTAACAGCGGGGCTCGATTATCATTCTTTTGCCCTCAATAAGCCTATGATTACAACAGGTGCTGATGGTAACAAAACACCAATAAACCAACAATTAGGAACTGAGTTTGATTTTACGTTAAGCTATACCATGAACAAGTTTACTAATATCGAGCTAGGCTATTCTATCATGAAAGCAACCGATAGCATGCCTATTGCCAAGGCACAAAATAGCTCAACGACTTATGACAAAACCGGGACTTGGTTCTATGCAATGATTAATATCAGACCCGATTTTTTTTATAGCAAACCAATAGCAATTAAACAATAA
- a CDS encoding CmpA/NrtA family ABC transporter substrate-binding protein, with protein MNTKTLLKQLIVLIGLVSVAFGMSASNPTKPLGRKIKLGFIPLTDCAPLVAAKELGLFAKYGVDVELSKEASWANIRDKVLNGELDGAHCLFSMPLSVYTGIGGKAGAEMKIAMVINNNGQGITLSKDFCGLVGFKEVNKVAAAVKNVQGRKEVTFAMTFPGGTHDIWLRNWLAAAGINQKSVGIITIPPPQMVANMRVDNMEGYCVGEPWNGVAATQNIGFTHIASQDIWKHHPEKALVVNSKFAAEEKEELKKVMKAIIEACRWLDNMSNRKKAAAWLTKPYYVNAALPIIEARLLGSNDLGCDLGVQKYKDDYMTFYNNGIVNMPHKSHAIWFLAQYVRFGYLKTEPNYKAIAEKLILDDLFQEVAKEMNIPTQVDMKSFKTTYDVPFDPSNVEAYLKATKK; from the coding sequence ATGAACACAAAAACTCTGTTAAAACAACTAATAGTGCTTATTGGCTTAGTGTCGGTAGCATTTGGGATGTCGGCAAGTAATCCGACCAAACCGCTTGGACGAAAAATTAAATTAGGGTTTATACCACTTACAGACTGTGCTCCGCTAGTGGCTGCCAAAGAATTAGGCTTGTTTGCCAAATATGGAGTAGATGTAGAATTGTCGAAAGAAGCATCTTGGGCCAATATTCGTGACAAAGTACTCAATGGAGAGTTGGACGGAGCACATTGTCTTTTCTCGATGCCCCTTTCGGTATATACAGGTATTGGAGGAAAAGCTGGTGCTGAAATGAAAATCGCTATGGTAATCAACAACAATGGCCAGGGTATTACCTTATCAAAGGATTTTTGTGGGCTAGTAGGATTCAAAGAAGTAAACAAAGTGGCTGCGGCTGTCAAAAATGTGCAAGGACGTAAAGAAGTAACTTTTGCGATGACTTTCCCTGGTGGAACACACGATATTTGGCTACGCAACTGGTTAGCAGCAGCAGGTATTAATCAAAAATCGGTTGGGATTATTACTATTCCTCCTCCACAAATGGTAGCAAATATGCGTGTCGATAATATGGAGGGCTATTGTGTTGGCGAGCCTTGGAATGGCGTAGCAGCTACCCAGAATATTGGTTTTACGCATATTGCATCTCAAGATATTTGGAAACATCACCCAGAAAAAGCCTTGGTTGTCAATAGCAAGTTTGCCGCTGAAGAAAAAGAAGAATTAAAAAAGGTTATGAAGGCTATTATTGAGGCTTGCCGCTGGTTAGATAATATGAGCAACCGCAAAAAAGCAGCAGCTTGGCTTACCAAACCATATTATGTCAATGCAGCTTTGCCCATCATTGAAGCTCGATTATTAGGCTCAAACGACCTTGGCTGCGACTTAGGAGTACAAAAATACAAAGACGATTACATGACTTTTTACAACAATGGTATAGTAAATATGCCTCATAAATCGCATGCTATTTGGTTTTTAGCACAATATGTTCGCTTTGGCTATTTAAAAACAGAACCCAACTATAAAGCTATTGCTGAAAAATTGATACTAGACGACTTGTTTCAAGAGGTAGCCAAAGAAATGAATATTCCTACACAAGTAGATATGAAGTCGTTCAAAACTACTTATGATGTGCCTTTCGACCCCTCGAATGTTGAGGCTTATTTGAAGGCTACCAAAAAATAA